ATGGGCTAGCAGGCCGCCCAAAAACGGCGATCTACTGCGTCAGCGAAAAAAGCCAGGCCGCTTATGTATGCGAGAGTACACTGCGCGGCCTGGCTTTTTTTCGATTCCTTGCATCTCACCATTTTTGAACGGCCTGCAAATTCAGGGAGGCCAACCGCGCCTCCCTTTTTTTATCGCAGGCAGGCAAAGCCCCCGCCGGACCACGGACAGACCCCGCACGGAACGGTCTGCCCATAGCAGTCCTTGGCAAAAGGCACGGGAAAACCCTGTACATGGTCGCAAGGGACCACGCTGCAATCCGCGCAGCGGGCATACGCCTCAAGCAACGCCTCTTCACGGAAACGGCAAAAATCACGCGACCGCCAGACATGGAACGGATCATCCTCCGGCACCCGGCCAAAGACGCGCTGTTTAACGCGAACCTCGGAGCCAAGCAGCCAGGCGGAGTAGCTGTGCCACAGATAATAGCAGGGGGTCAGCGCGCCGTCATAGGCCACGAACAGACTCGGATTCTGAACAAAGGCACATTCCCTGGGCTCCCGCGCCGCCGTCTCGGGCAGGTCAAGACGAATGCCCCTCGCCTGAGCGACATCCATGGCCTGGGCAAAGGTCTCGCGCACGCGCGCCAAGCGGTCGAAATCGATGTTCATGGTATTGGGCAGGCTGAATTGCAACCCACGGCCCTGCGCATCCTCCTGCATGGCCAGAATGATGTCCACCAGCCGCTGCTGCTCCGGGGTGCGGAAAACCGCGTAAAAAGATGTATACGAGTGCGCAACGTCAAGCCCCTCGGCATCGAAAACTTTTTTCCACTCACGGTAAAAATCCAGGCAACGCTGCGAGACCGGCACGTACAGGCTCTGCGGAGCATCGGACGCGTTGTAGGGCAAAACATGAGAGACAATGACAAATTCAACGCCGCGATCCGCGCACCAGGAAACCATGTCAGGGAGACTGGCATAATTCTGGACGCTGATCACGGTTTCAGCGCCCAGGGACAGGGGCCGCGATCCCGGACGGGCAGCCGCGCCGCGCATCAGGTCAAAGGCATGCTCGACCTGGACGAGCTCGGCTCCGGCCCGAAAGCGCTCCAGCTGATCCGCATCCGGGGAGTCCACGGAAAAACAGACCCTGTCCAGGCCCACGTCCATAAGCTTCCCGGCCAAAGCCTGGGTCAGGAGCATGCCGTTGGACTGAAAACCGATGACGCAGTCCGCCGGCACCCGGGCTCTGGCAAAGGCGATGAACGAAGCCAGCGCCGGATGCATGAGGGGTTCGCCGATGCCGTTCAGGTTGAGCGTATCCAGATGCGGAAAAAGAGGGGCCAGAGCCTCGAAGGTCGCCCTGGACATGAGCGCGTCTTCGCAGTCCCAGCCCGCGGAATGCTTGACACACATGGCGCAGCCAAGGTTGCACAGGGTGGCCAGTTCCGCATAAAGCTTGCGTGGATGAGAGGATGGGTTCGTCAGCATGGCCAGTTCTTTGACCAGTCCAAAGCCCCCGTCAATACCCCAAAATGACACACGCGCCTGCCCCTCACCGGCCAGCCCCGCCAATCATCTCCGCCACCAGGCGCCCCAGGCGCTCTACTCCGCCTGCCAGTTCTTCGGTCCAGGGATTGCCGGAATTAAGACGCACATGGCCTGAAAAACGATCCTGGGTCGAGAAGATGGTGCCGGGCGCGATGCTGATGCCCGCTTCCCTGGCCCGGTACATGAGTTCCACCGAGTCCACGCCCCCAGGCAGCTCCACCCACAGCAATCCGCCGCCTTCAGGCCTGCCGACCCTCGTACCCTCCGGAAAGGTACGACTCACGTGCAGCTGCATGGACTGCGTCTGCTCTTGCAAGGCCCGCCGCAGACCGCGCAGATGCCGATCATAGCGACCTTCGCGCAAATAGACGCCCACGGCCTCCTGGGTCAGGGTCGCGGAGCAGACGTTGGTGGTGGCCTTGACCTCATAGGCTTCACGGTAGAATCGGCCCGGCATGATCCAGCCAATACGGTAGCCCGGACACAGCGTCTTTGAAAAGGACGAACACAGCACAACCAGCCCCGCCCGATCGTACATCTTGAAGACCGAAGGCCGGGCCGGGCCGAAATGCAGGTCCCCGGCCACATCGTCCTCGATGAGGGGAATCTCCCGCCTGGCCAGAAGCTCCACGATTTCGCGCTTGGCGCCATCCGAGGTCAGGGACCCGTCGGGGTTGTTGAAGTTCGGCGTGAGGATGCAGGCGCTTATGTCAAAACGCCCCAGGGCCCTCTCCAGGTCGGCGGGGTCCACGCCATGCCGTGGATGGGACGGTATTTCAATGGAGCGCACGCCCTGATTCTCCAGCAGCTGCTGAAAACAAAAGTAGGACGGAGCCTGGATGAGCACGTTATCTCCGGGCCGGACCAGGCTGCGCACGGCCACATGCAGGGCTTCAAGAGCTCCGCAGGTGATGATGATTTCCTCGGGCCGCACATCGAGGCCCGCCTGGGCCGCACGCAGGGAGAGCTGGCGGCGCAGCTCCAGACTGCCCTCCACGGGCAGGTAGCCAACCTGCCGTTTGGGATCTTCCCGCGAGAGACGGGCCGCGACCTTGGCCAATTCACGGTAGGGCAGCAGATCTGCCGACGGGCAGTTGATGCCCAGCGGCACAAGCTCGCGGTCACCCACGGTCTCGAGCACGGAGGAAATGAGCTGACTGCGGTTGACGGTATGGGGACGCAAGAGCGGGCGCGGATTGCGCGGCGGAGGCGGCAGCTGCCGCGTGTCGCGCCGCACGAAAAAACCGGATCTGGGACGCGACTCGATGATGCCCTTGCGCTCCAGCTCGGCGTAGGCCTGCAACACCGTGCTCACCGCCACCCGACTGCGCAGGCTGACGTGGCGCAGGGAAGGCAGCCGCGCTCCGGGACCCAGCGTGCCCGCTGATATCTGAAGCATAAGCTGCTGCTCGATCTGACGATACCTGTAATCTTCCATGGTCGTATCCTCATAAATGACGCCACGAGGCATCACTGTTCTGCGATCTACGCGGACGTTTTCCATCGCCGCAAGGCGGAGCGGACAATCAAAGGCATGGATTCCCGCCTGCGCGGGAATGACGGCAAGCAGGGCGCAACGTCCTCTCTTTTCCAACCAGGTGCTCGCCAAACATTATGGATTGCCGCCTGCGCGGGGATGACAATGAACAGGACGCAACGTCTTCTTTTTTTGAGTCAGAAGTGGACCTTTCACGTTAAAACACTGTCATTCCCGCGCAGGCGGGAATCCATGTCTTTCCATCTTCCCATCCCCATCCTACCGCTGGGATTGGCTGGTGTCGGGGGTGGCGGGCTGTCGGCTGTCCGACCGAGCCAGGCATCGTTTGACGAACCATTGCCCACCGGTCAATTCGCCGTCCACCGCGTTCACGCAATGTCATTCCCGCGAAGGCGGGAATCCATGTCTTTCCATCTTCCCATCTCCACCCTGCCGCAGGGTTTGGCTGGTGTCGGGGGCGGCGGGCTGTCGGCTGTCTGACCGAGCCAGGCATCGTTTGACGAACCATTGCAGGGCGCACAAAGCTCGAGGTCATGGACGAGCACGCAATGGTTCGTCTCTACGAGGCCGGCGAGGGAGTTCCGGCAGGCCGCCGCCCCCGGCACCAGCCAATCCCCTTCCCGATGCCCGTCCAATCCCCTTCCCAATGCCCGCGCCCTGTTGCGTCCTCCGCCTCCAATCTGTTATGGTCGAAATTTACGCAAACTGTATCTGTACCGCAAACAGTTTTTGACTAGGTTGAGCTTCAAGAGGATAATAGATTATGAATTGCGCCACCCTTTCTTCCACCAGCCGCGCCGAGTCCCCCTTGGTCTCGGCCTTTCGCCAGACCCTGCCCATCATCCTGGGCTATGTGCCCGTGGGTTTCGCCTACGGCGTTCTGGCCCAGAAATCCGGCCTCTCCGGCATAAACACCATACTGATGAGCCTTTTGGTTTTCGCGGGGTCGGCCCAGCTCATCGCGGTTGGCCTTTTTGCGGCGGGAGCCGCCCCGGTGGCCATCGTGGCCACGACCTTCGTAGTCAATCTGCGCCATCTGCTCATGTCCGCCGCCCTGGCCCCGTTCCTGCGCTCCTGGAGCAAAACCCGGCTGGCCCTCTTTTCCTACCAGATGACGGACGAAACCTTCGCCCTGCATGTCGGACGCTTCGCTAGAGGCGAAACCGCGCCAGGGGAAACCTTCGGCATCAACGTCATCGCCCAGAGCGCCTGGGTCGGCGGGACGGTCCTCGGACTGGCCGCGAGCACGCTCATCACCGACATCCGGCCCATCGGGCTTGATTACGCCCTGCCGGCCATGTTCATCGCCCTGCTCCTGGGCCAGCTCAAGTCGCGGCAGCACCTCGCCGTAGCGGTCATCGCAGGCGTCCTGTCCACGATCCTGATGCTCGCCGGCCTTCAGCAAAGCCACGTCCTGGCCGCGACCATCATTGCAGCAACCATCGGCCTCGGAGTTCACGCATGGACCAGCAAACAATCTTTTTGACCATTCTCGGCATGATGGCCGTAACGTATGTTCCGCGCGCCCTGCCCCTATTGGCCCTGGCGCAGCGCACCCTGCCCGAGGCGGTCATCCGCTGGCTGGGGTTCATCCCCGTCGCGGTGCTCTCGGCCATGCTCCTGCCGTCGCTGGTCGCGACGGAAAAAGGGCTTGATTTTTCGGCAGAGAACATATTCCTGTGGGCGGCCATACCCACCTTTCTGGTCTGCTGGAAAACCAAGAGCTTTGTCGGCGCCATTGTCACCGGCATGGGCTGCGTGGCTCTGGGCAGACTGTTTTTCGCGTAACACCGCCCTCAGGGAGGGAACATGAGTTTTCGATTCACAACCCGCATCCAGAACACGCCCAAGTCCTTCATTCGCGAAATATTGAAGGTCACCCAAGACCCGAGCATCATCTCCTTTGCCGGCGGCCTGCCCAATCCGCATCTCTTTCCCATCGAGGCCCTGCAGGATGCGGCCCGCGAAACCCTAGCCACGTCCGGGGCGCGCGCCCTGCAGTACTCCACCACCGAAGGGCACGCCGAACTGCGCGGCTGGATAGCGGCCCGCTACTCCAAACGCGGCATAACCGTGGACCCGGACCAGGTGCTCATCACCACCGGCTCCCAGCAGTGTCTGGACCTTCTGGGCAAACTCTTCATCGAAAAAGACGACGAGGTCATCCTGGAGCGGCCGAGCTACCTGGGCACCATCCAGGCCTTCACCATGTTCGAGCCCCGCTTCGTGACCGTCGATCTGGAAGAGGACGGCCCCAACCTGGATCGGGCAGAAGCGCTGCTAGCCACAGGGCGCCCCAAACTCTTCTACGCCGTGCCCAATTTCCAGAACCCTTCGGGCCTGACCTATTCCAGGGCCAAACGCGAGGAACTGGGCAAGCTGCTGCACAAATATCCCGAAACAATCTTCATCGAGGACGACCCCTACGGCGAGCTGCGTTTTTCCGGCCAGCATCACCAGCCCGTCTTCGCCCATACCGGCGGACGCAGCATCATGCTCGGCAGCTTCTCCAAGATCACGGTGCCCGGCTTTCGCCTGGGCTGGATGGTCGCGCCGCCTGAAATCATCCGCCTGGCGGTCAAGGCCAAGCAGGCCGCGGACCTGCACTCCTCGACCTTCAACCAGTTCGTCATCGCCGAGTACCTCAAGAAACACTCCATCGACGACCATATCGCCAAAATCACGGCCTGCTACGGCTCCCAGGCTGCGGCCATGGTCAAGACCCTGGAGCGCGAGGCCCCCGAGGGCGTGACTTTCACCCGTCCCGAAGGCGGCATGTTCTCCTGGGTGACCCTGCCGGAGGGCAAGGGCTCGTGCATGGATCTCTTCAACCTGGCCATCGCGCAGAAGGTGGCCTTCGTGCCGGGCATGCCCTTCTACACCGACGGCGGCGGCCAGAACACCCTGCGCCTCAATTTCTCCAATGCTTCGGAACAGACCATCGACGAAGGCATCACGCGGCTGTGCCGGTGCATGAAGGATTTTCTGAAATAGGTCTCCCTCGAAGGATCATGGCGGGAAACCGCCTGGGCAGCGCCCCGCCATGACCCTTTCCGTCTTCCCCGCTCCAGATGATATTCCCCCTTCCCCGAGGTTGAGCTCCGAACCGGCCAGGGTGTACGCCTCTCTTTTCAGACCGAAGAAATGGCCGCGACGCTCTTTTCGAAGATGGTCGTGCCTGCGATGAATTATCCGGATCAGCGGGAAAAGGTCACGAACGCTCAGAGCGCATCATGATCAAGCGGAAACGGCAAGCGGCTCAGTCCACCAGCACCTCAAGCCCCTTCAGGTACGCCCCTTCCGGAAAGGCCAGAGAGACGGGATGATCGCCGGCCTGGGTCAGGCGACGGACGATGCGGCCGGTGCGGCCTGCGTCCAGGGCCGCGTCGGCCACGATTTTCTGAAACAGGGAGTCTTCCATGAGCCCGGAGCAGGAGAAGGTAAAAAGCCGCCCTCCGGGGTTCAGGAGCCGCAAAGCGCAAAGATTGATGTCCTTGTAGCCTCTGGCCGCGCGGTTCAGGCTGGCCTTGGAATCGACGAATTTAGGCGGGTCGAGCACGATGAGATCAAAGGCGCGTCCTTCCTTGTGCCAATTCCGCAGAATCTGAAAGGCGTCGCCGCAGACCGTGTCCATGCTTCCGGGAGCAAAACCGTTCGCGTCCCGGTTGCGCTCGGCCAGGGCCAGGGCCGGAGCCGAGGCGTCGAGCTGGGTCACATGCGCCGCCCCTCCGCCCAAAGCGGCCAGGCCGAAACCGCCGGTGTAGGAAAAGCAGTTCAGCACCTTGCGCCCCTTGGCGGCTGCGCCCACGGCCAGGCGGCTATCGCGCTGGTCCAGGTAGAAACCGGTTTTGTGACCGCCATGCACATCGGCCAGATATTTCACGCCGTTTTCATGAATCTCGACCTGCTCGGGAATGCGGCCGTGCACGGCCTCCACCCTTGCGGCCAGCCCTTCCTTGGCCCGCACATCCACATCCGAGCGCTCCAGAATGGCATCGTCCGGGAAGAGGCGGCGCAAGGCGCCGATAATGGTTTCACGCCAGAATTCCGCGCCTGCGGTCAGCAGCTGAAAAACAAGAACCCCGGCATAGCGATCCAAAATCAGACCGGGCAGACCGTCGGACTCGGAATGAACCAGACGCAACGCGTTGCTCGCGCCCTCGAACTCCTTTCTCCTGCCGGCCGACTCAAGAATGCGGCGCTCAAAGAATCCTTCGTCGATGGCTTGCTCAGCATCAAAACTCCAAACCCGGCCCATGATCTGCGATTGGGGTGAAAAAGAGGCCCGGGCCAACCACTTTCCATTCTGCCCGAGGACGTCCACGGTCTGTCCGGATGCAGGTCTGCCCTTGACAGTGGCCACGGCACCGGAAAAGATCCAGGGATGACGCCTGAGCAGAGATTTTTCCCGCCCCGCGACGATGATGAGTTGTGGGTCCACGATGATGTCCTTGCTGCGCATGGGGATGCCCCCTGCGGTGAAGTCCTGCGCGCCGGTAGCGTGCAGGCTGCGCAAGACATAGGAAAAGCCGAAGAAGGCGTCCATGGGAAAAATCGCTCTGCGCTTCCAGGACGGCAGAC
This DNA window, taken from Desulfomicrobium sp. ZS1, encodes the following:
- a CDS encoding class I SAM-dependent rRNA methyltransferase, with product MDAFFGFSYVLRSLHATGAQDFTAGGIPMRSKDIIVDPQLIIVAGREKSLLRRHPWIFSGAVATVKGRPASGQTVDVLGQNGKWLARASFSPQSQIMGRVWSFDAEQAIDEGFFERRILESAGRRKEFEGASNALRLVHSESDGLPGLILDRYAGVLVFQLLTAGAEFWRETIIGALRRLFPDDAILERSDVDVRAKEGLAARVEAVHGRIPEQVEIHENGVKYLADVHGGHKTGFYLDQRDSRLAVGAAAKGRKVLNCFSYTGGFGLAALGGGAAHVTQLDASAPALALAERNRDANGFAPGSMDTVCGDAFQILRNWHKEGRAFDLIVLDPPKFVDSKASLNRAARGYKDINLCALRLLNPGGRLFTFSCSGLMEDSLFQKIVADAALDAGRTGRIVRRLTQAGDHPVSLAFPEGAYLKGLEVLVD
- a CDS encoding radical SAM/SPASM family putative metalloenzyme maturase; translated protein: MSFWGIDGGFGLVKELAMLTNPSSHPRKLYAELATLCNLGCAMCVKHSAGWDCEDALMSRATFEALAPLFPHLDTLNLNGIGEPLMHPALASFIAFARARVPADCVIGFQSNGMLLTQALAGKLMDVGLDRVCFSVDSPDADQLERFRAGAELVQVEHAFDLMRGAAARPGSRPLSLGAETVISVQNYASLPDMVSWCADRGVEFVIVSHVLPYNASDAPQSLYVPVSQRCLDFYREWKKVFDAEGLDVAHSYTSFYAVFRTPEQQRLVDIILAMQEDAQGRGLQFSLPNTMNIDFDRLARVRETFAQAMDVAQARGIRLDLPETAAREPRECAFVQNPSLFVAYDGALTPCYYLWHSYSAWLLGSEVRVKQRVFGRVPEDDPFHVWRSRDFCRFREEALLEAYARCADCSVVPCDHVQGFPVPFAKDCYGQTVPCGVCPWSGGGFACLR
- a CDS encoding PLP-dependent aminotransferase family protein — its product is MEDYRYRQIEQQLMLQISAGTLGPGARLPSLRHVSLRSRVAVSTVLQAYAELERKGIIESRPRSGFFVRRDTRQLPPPPRNPRPLLRPHTVNRSQLISSVLETVGDRELVPLGINCPSADLLPYRELAKVAARLSREDPKRQVGYLPVEGSLELRRQLSLRAAQAGLDVRPEEIIITCGALEALHVAVRSLVRPGDNVLIQAPSYFCFQQLLENQGVRSIEIPSHPRHGVDPADLERALGRFDISACILTPNFNNPDGSLTSDGAKREIVELLARREIPLIEDDVAGDLHFGPARPSVFKMYDRAGLVVLCSSFSKTLCPGYRIGWIMPGRFYREAYEVKATTNVCSATLTQEAVGVYLREGRYDRHLRGLRRALQEQTQSMQLHVSRTFPEGTRVGRPEGGGLLWVELPGGVDSVELMYRAREAGISIAPGTIFSTQDRFSGHVRLNSGNPWTEELAGGVERLGRLVAEMIGGAGR
- a CDS encoding AzlC family ABC transporter permease — protein: MNCATLSSTSRAESPLVSAFRQTLPIILGYVPVGFAYGVLAQKSGLSGINTILMSLLVFAGSAQLIAVGLFAAGAAPVAIVATTFVVNLRHLLMSAALAPFLRSWSKTRLALFSYQMTDETFALHVGRFARGETAPGETFGINVIAQSAWVGGTVLGLAASTLITDIRPIGLDYALPAMFIALLLGQLKSRQHLAVAVIAGVLSTILMLAGLQQSHVLAATIIAATIGLGVHAWTSKQSF
- a CDS encoding PLP-dependent aminotransferase family protein, which encodes MSFRFTTRIQNTPKSFIREILKVTQDPSIISFAGGLPNPHLFPIEALQDAARETLATSGARALQYSTTEGHAELRGWIAARYSKRGITVDPDQVLITTGSQQCLDLLGKLFIEKDDEVILERPSYLGTIQAFTMFEPRFVTVDLEEDGPNLDRAEALLATGRPKLFYAVPNFQNPSGLTYSRAKREELGKLLHKYPETIFIEDDPYGELRFSGQHHQPVFAHTGGRSIMLGSFSKITVPGFRLGWMVAPPEIIRLAVKAKQAADLHSSTFNQFVIAEYLKKHSIDDHIAKITACYGSQAAAMVKTLEREAPEGVTFTRPEGGMFSWVTLPEGKGSCMDLFNLAIAQKVAFVPGMPFYTDGGGQNTLRLNFSNASEQTIDEGITRLCRCMKDFLK
- a CDS encoding AzlD domain-containing protein, with product MDQQTIFLTILGMMAVTYVPRALPLLALAQRTLPEAVIRWLGFIPVAVLSAMLLPSLVATEKGLDFSAENIFLWAAIPTFLVCWKTKSFVGAIVTGMGCVALGRLFFA